GCCGTCGAGGAAGCGGAAACGAGCCTGCGGGAAGGCGGAATACCCATCGGCTCGGTGCTTGTGCGCGAAGGCCGGATCATCGGGCGCGGCCGGAACCGTCGCGTCCAGGCTGACGACCCCGTACTCCACGCCGAGATCGACTGCCTGAGGAACGCCGGGAGGATCGGTAACTACGCGGATTGCACGCTCTACTCCACGCTGATGCCCTGCTACCTCTGTGCGGGAGCAGCCGTCCAGTTCGGGATCGGCAAGGTTG
The genomic region above belongs to Methanoculleus horonobensis and contains:
- a CDS encoding nucleoside deaminase, producing the protein MDIFMKCAVEEAETSLREGGIPIGSVLVREGRIIGRGRNRRVQADDPVLHAEIDCLRNAGRIGNYADCTLYSTLMPCYLCAGAAVQFGIGKVVAGESVNFAGAREFLESHGVEVLDLDLDVCKAMMGAFIEQHPHLWYEDIGEL